One genomic window of Deinococcus ruber includes the following:
- a CDS encoding sensor domain-containing diguanylate cyclase: MSVPIPAEEFERLLALARYEVLDTGPEASFDRVTALTARMLDMPLVAIHLVDHDRVWRKSSVGFGPGEIPRGEALCSWTILSDEVNVVPDVHTDPRFRDLDSVSERPELHSYAGAPLITPGGHRVGTLCVLDTRPRDFGSAEQEVLRSFASIIVTELELRMRNIELERAVSVQGQNLQNLERFQTHADALAHISERLEDDDLEASLQAVAEVLGSAADLEWAGLLRFHGGTLSSATAWTRPGLDLSGLGEPDAYRQGVTWEVLKSGQPLFIDDYRTHPQAHPSFLAGGLRAAAWLPLGDVGGVKYLMLAVRLNRDAPWLLADRALFQAAASIVGRALERLTYLHQVEAAANRDSLTDVGNRRAFDAALSTLDASGAEFTAVMLDLDGLKEINDSQGHERGDRLLTLFAAALAREFRASDGVYRLGGDEFAVLLSAGNTLPEREIFERIHRAVQILNSENFTQVDASVGVASRRAGAVPAAQIVKRADERMYAQKRGRKQERIA, encoded by the coding sequence ATGAGCGTGCCCATTCCAGCAGAAGAATTCGAGCGGCTGCTGGCGCTTGCCCGGTACGAGGTGCTGGATACCGGGCCAGAAGCCTCCTTCGACCGTGTGACGGCCCTGACCGCCCGCATGCTCGATATGCCGCTGGTGGCGATCCATCTGGTCGATCACGACCGTGTATGGCGCAAGAGTAGCGTGGGGTTCGGCCCCGGCGAGATTCCGCGCGGTGAGGCGCTGTGCTCGTGGACGATTCTGAGTGACGAGGTCAATGTGGTGCCGGATGTTCACACAGATCCGCGCTTCCGTGATCTGGATTCTGTGAGTGAGCGCCCCGAGCTGCACTCCTACGCGGGTGCGCCGCTTATCACACCCGGCGGGCACCGCGTCGGAACGCTGTGTGTGCTGGATACCAGACCCCGTGACTTCGGCAGTGCCGAACAGGAGGTGCTGCGAAGCTTCGCCTCGATCATCGTGACCGAGCTGGAACTGCGGATGCGGAACATCGAACTGGAACGCGCAGTGAGCGTGCAGGGCCAGAATCTCCAGAACCTGGAACGCTTCCAGACGCACGCCGATGCCCTGGCACACATCTCGGAGCGGCTGGAAGACGACGACCTGGAAGCGTCGCTACAGGCGGTGGCCGAGGTGCTGGGCAGCGCTGCCGATCTGGAATGGGCGGGCCTGCTGCGCTTTCACGGCGGCACCCTCAGCTCTGCGACGGCCTGGACGCGCCCCGGCCTCGACCTCAGCGGGTTGGGCGAGCCGGACGCGTACCGGCAGGGCGTCACCTGGGAGGTGCTGAAAAGCGGTCAGCCGCTGTTTATCGACGATTACCGCACGCATCCACAGGCCCACCCGTCCTTTCTGGCAGGTGGCCTGCGGGCCGCTGCATGGCTGCCTCTGGGCGATGTCGGCGGCGTGAAGTACCTGATGCTGGCCGTGCGGCTGAACCGCGACGCTCCCTGGCTGCTGGCAGACCGGGCACTGTTTCAGGCGGCAGCCAGCATCGTCGGGCGGGCGCTGGAACGTCTGACGTATCTGCATCAGGTCGAGGCGGCGGCCAACCGCGACAGTCTGACCGACGTGGGCAACCGCCGCGCTTTCGATGCAGCGCTCAGCACCCTCGATGCTTCGGGCGCAGAGTTCACCGCCGTCATGCTCGATCTGGACGGCCTCAAGGAGATCAACGACTCGCAGGGCCACGAGCGCGGTGATCGCCTGCTGACGCTGTTCGCAGCAGCCCTGGCCCGTGAGTTCCGCGCCTCAGACGGTGTGTACCGCCTGGGCGGCGACGAATTCGCAGTGCTGCTGTCGGCGGGCAATACCCTGCCAGAACGCGAGATCTTCGAGCGAATACACCGGGCAGTGCAGATTCTCAACAGCGAGAACTTCACCCAGGTCGATGCCAGTGTCGGGGTGGCAAGCCGCAGAGCTGGGGCGGTGCCTGCTGCCCAGATCGTGAAACGGGCCGACGAGCGGATGTATGCCCAGAAACGTGGGCGAAAACAGGAACGCATCGCCTGA
- the rpoD gene encoding RNA polymerase sigma factor RpoD, with amino-acid sequence MTTKSPRVRTRTATPTKTTATLADTQSAAPQAAATPVAKPARTVKPKEPTAAAPKAAKAPAKAAGKADAKPAAKAASSAKAPATPAAAKAAPASDGKAPAAATANSTVAQALYDHPSIQALMKTGKATGAVASEEAMAALTVALEAAGMDIESADAFDQLQLFLAAQNIELEDPEADEEEADDAEGGEEELRPADAALVEDEVEFLPRAVSNDPVRQYLHEIGRVPLLSIAEEIALARRIEEGEEARAQLEENLELEDRTRRRLVRQVEDGDAARQGLIEANLRLVVSIAKKYTNRGMSLLDLIQEGNGGLIRAVQKFEYRRGFKFSTYATWWIRQAINRAIADQARTIRIPVHMVETINKLSRTARQVQQELSREATFEEIAEAMGPGWDAAKVEDTQKVSQEPISLETPIGAENDSFYGDFIPDNNLLSPSENADASLLLEAMDQALSQLDEREAMVLRLRKGLIDGREHTLEEVGTHFKVTRERIRQIENKALRKLKYLESRSRKLRDFLE; translated from the coding sequence ATGACGACCAAATCCCCGCGCGTCCGAACCCGCACCGCCACCCCAACCAAGACCACCGCCACGCTCGCAGACACCCAGAGTGCTGCGCCTCAGGCGGCAGCCACCCCCGTTGCCAAGCCAGCACGCACCGTCAAGCCCAAAGAACCCACTGCGGCGGCCCCCAAAGCTGCCAAGGCCCCGGCGAAAGCAGCTGGCAAGGCCGATGCCAAACCCGCTGCGAAAGCGGCATCCTCGGCCAAAGCCCCGGCCACCCCGGCAGCGGCCAAAGCAGCGCCTGCTAGTGACGGCAAGGCTCCAGCCGCAGCAACTGCGAATTCGACGGTTGCACAGGCGCTGTACGACCATCCCAGCATTCAGGCGCTGATGAAGACGGGCAAGGCCACCGGCGCGGTTGCCAGCGAGGAAGCGATGGCGGCCCTGACGGTGGCGCTGGAAGCGGCAGGCATGGACATCGAGAGTGCCGACGCTTTCGACCAGTTGCAGCTCTTTCTGGCGGCACAGAACATCGAGCTGGAAGACCCCGAGGCCGACGAGGAAGAAGCTGACGACGCGGAGGGCGGCGAGGAAGAGCTGCGCCCCGCCGACGCCGCCCTGGTCGAGGACGAGGTGGAATTCCTGCCGCGTGCGGTGTCGAACGATCCGGTGCGCCAGTACCTGCATGAGATCGGGCGGGTGCCGCTGCTGAGCATCGCCGAAGAGATCGCATTGGCCCGCCGCATCGAGGAGGGCGAGGAGGCGCGGGCTCAGCTCGAAGAGAATCTGGAACTCGAAGACCGCACTCGCCGCCGTCTGGTGCGTCAGGTCGAGGACGGCGACGCTGCCCGCCAGGGACTGATCGAGGCCAACCTGCGTCTGGTGGTGTCGATTGCCAAAAAGTACACCAACCGGGGCATGAGCCTGCTCGATCTGATTCAGGAAGGCAACGGCGGCCTGATCCGCGCCGTCCAGAAGTTCGAGTATCGCCGGGGATTCAAATTCTCGACGTATGCGACGTGGTGGATCCGTCAGGCGATCAACCGCGCCATTGCCGATCAGGCACGGACCATCCGTATTCCGGTTCACATGGTCGAAACCATCAACAAGCTGTCTCGCACGGCCCGTCAGGTGCAGCAGGAACTGAGCCGCGAAGCCACCTTCGAGGAGATTGCCGAGGCGATGGGACCGGGCTGGGACGCCGCCAAGGTAGAAGATACCCAGAAGGTGAGCCAGGAGCCGATTTCGCTGGAAACGCCCATCGGCGCTGAAAACGACAGCTTCTACGGCGACTTCATCCCCGACAACAACCTGCTCTCGCCTTCCGAAAATGCCGACGCCAGCCTGCTGCTCGAAGCGATGGATCAGGCACTGAGCCAGCTCGACGAGCGCGAGGCGATGGTCTTGAGACTGCGAAAGGGCCTGATCGACGGACGCGAACACACCCTGGAAGAGGTCGGCACACACTTCAAGGTCACGCGTGAGCGCATCCGGCAGATCGAGAACAAGGCGCTGAGGAAACTGAAGTACCTGGAAAGCCGCAGCCGTAAACTGCGCGACTTCCTGGAATAA
- a CDS encoding HU family DNA-binding protein codes for MTKKSPAKTATKPAAAKPAAPAAEAAATEKLGKTQLIDLVATQTSLTKKEAGAAVDAALEAIVEALRGGKSVGLPGVGTFSVKATAARQGVRPGTSEKIQIPAGKKVSYKVASTLKADL; via the coding sequence ATGACGAAGAAATCTCCTGCCAAGACGGCAACCAAGCCCGCTGCTGCCAAGCCCGCCGCCCCCGCCGCCGAAGCCGCGGCCACCGAGAAGCTCGGCAAAACACAGCTGATCGACCTGGTTGCCACCCAGACCAGCCTGACCAAGAAGGAAGCGGGCGCCGCCGTAGACGCCGCGCTCGAAGCCATCGTGGAAGCGCTGCGCGGCGGCAAGAGCGTGGGCCTGCCGGGCGTCGGCACCTTCAGCGTGAAGGCCACTGCTGCGCGTCAGGGCGTGCGCCCCGGCACCAGCGAGAAGATCCAGATTCCGGCAGGCAAGAAGGTGTCTTACAAGGTCGCCAGCACCCTGAAAGCCGATCTGTAA
- a CDS encoding aldo/keto reductase — translation MDYVRLGTSGLNVSRLSLGTMTYGDPAWRDWVLPEEPSRPFLARALEAGITFFDTADVYSIGRSEEIVGRALKDMTRRDQVVIATKVHGKMGDGPNDKGLSRAHIMSAVQASLKRLDTDYIDLYQIHRFDPHTPILETMTALHDLVRQGMVRYIGASSMAAYQFAKMQHAADLHGLTRFVSMQNHYNLVYREEEREMIPLCTEDGVGVIPWSPLARGFLAGNRPRGEAQTTRARSDAFGEAMYRTEGDYAVQERVAEVAARLDVSPAQVATAWILAKPGVTAPIIGASKMPHLEDALAALDLKLSAEDMAYLEEPYQPHPVLGF, via the coding sequence ATGGATTATGTACGCCTCGGCACCAGCGGTTTGAACGTCTCACGCCTCTCGCTCGGCACCATGACGTACGGTGATCCTGCGTGGCGCGACTGGGTGTTACCCGAAGAGCCGAGCCGCCCTTTTCTGGCGCGGGCGCTGGAGGCAGGCATCACCTTCTTCGATACCGCCGACGTGTACTCCATCGGGCGCAGCGAGGAAATCGTGGGCCGCGCCCTGAAGGACATGACCCGGCGAGATCAGGTGGTGATCGCCACCAAAGTACACGGCAAGATGGGCGACGGCCCCAACGACAAAGGGCTGTCACGCGCCCACATCATGAGCGCGGTGCAGGCCAGCCTGAAGCGTCTGGACACCGACTACATCGACCTGTATCAGATTCACCGCTTTGACCCGCACACGCCGATTCTGGAAACCATGACCGCTCTGCACGATCTGGTGCGGCAGGGCATGGTGCGCTATATCGGAGCGAGCAGCATGGCGGCCTACCAGTTTGCCAAAATGCAGCACGCCGCCGATCTGCACGGCCTGACGCGCTTCGTGTCGATGCAGAACCATTACAACCTGGTGTACCGCGAGGAAGAACGCGAGATGATTCCGCTGTGCACCGAAGACGGTGTGGGCGTTATTCCCTGGAGTCCGCTGGCACGGGGCTTCCTGGCAGGCAACAGGCCGCGTGGCGAGGCACAGACCACCCGCGCCCGTAGCGACGCTTTCGGCGAGGCAATGTACCGCACCGAGGGCGATTATGCCGTGCAGGAAAGGGTGGCCGAGGTGGCCGCACGGCTGGACGTGTCGCCTGCACAGGTGGCGACGGCGTGGATTCTCGCCAAGCCGGGCGTGACCGCGCCGATCATCGGCGCGAGCAAGATGCCGCATCTGGAAGACGCACTGGCCGCCCTCGACCTGAAGCTGAGCGCTGAGGATATGGCGTATCTGGAAGAGCCGTATCAGCCGCATCCGGTGCTGGGGTTCTGA
- a CDS encoding alpha/beta fold hydrolase translates to MQINGLELNVQHSGSGQPLLMLHGLSSDITAMQPEIDAFSEQFHVIAIDSRGHGRSDRPAEYTLQDHIADVIGVMDALDLPTVFLMGSSMGSYVAQGVAAQQPQRVSKLVLVTPKASGQTSSSARLLAQHAAELEGRSPEEVQAFLADKLFAPTTSPEIKAVMAESMQEHAEAGLTLTPAQYAAANRALEGFDFRSVLPHVTAQTLILSGRYDPLNSVQDGEEIARLIPGSRLEVLEHSGHLPSIEEPERLHQLVLEFLRG, encoded by the coding sequence ATGCAGATCAATGGTCTTGAACTCAATGTCCAGCACAGTGGAAGTGGGCAGCCGCTGCTGATGCTACACGGCCTGAGCAGCGACATCACGGCGATGCAGCCCGAGATCGACGCCTTCAGCGAGCAGTTTCATGTGATCGCCATCGACAGCCGGGGTCACGGGCGCTCGGACAGGCCCGCCGAGTACACGCTGCAAGACCACATCGCTGACGTGATCGGTGTGATGGACGCCCTTGATCTGCCCACAGTCTTTCTGATGGGCAGTTCGATGGGTAGCTACGTCGCGCAGGGCGTGGCGGCCCAGCAGCCGCAGAGGGTGTCGAAACTGGTGCTGGTCACGCCCAAGGCCAGCGGTCAGACCTCGTCTTCGGCTCGGCTGCTGGCCCAGCACGCCGCCGAACTGGAAGGCCGCTCGCCCGAAGAAGTGCAGGCGTTTCTGGCCGACAAGCTGTTTGCGCCGACCACCTCTCCGGAGATTAAGGCAGTGATGGCCGAGTCGATGCAGGAGCACGCCGAAGCAGGTCTGACCCTGACGCCAGCCCAGTACGCGGCGGCAAACCGGGCGCTGGAAGGCTTCGACTTCAGGAGCGTGCTGCCACACGTGACCGCACAAACCCTGATTCTGAGCGGGCGCTACGATCCGCTCAACTCTGTTCAGGACGGCGAAGAGATCGCCCGCCTGATTCCCGGTTCGCGGCTGGAAGTGCTGGAACATTCCGGACATCTGCCGAGCATCGAGGAACCGGAGCGCCTGCATCAGCTGGTGCTGGAGTTTTTGCGCGGTTAG
- a CDS encoding Gfo/Idh/MocA family protein produces the protein MSPAGNETLNVGIIGAGGISQRHYDGYRHGGANVVAFAEVSEGTRLRREDEWQARGYASFEDMLERENIQAVSICTPNAFHAPAALEALRRGIHVLCEKPLSLDLEACDAMIEAARSSGAVLQTGHHLRSSPLVETAKRLIDEGRIGRVTFMRLRQAHDWGGAPEVRGVFGSLAASGGGTLLDNGCHMMDLARHFGGDVRSIYARMNTLKFEIEVEDTSVASLEFESGALGSVENSWTATGWEESFAVYGTQGALECSNRLGTPRLRLLTREFGFGGWDKGDETWYDFADAANGHVRSVQHFLSSITKGTPIVCTGEDGRESVRLVLGGYESARSGLPVGV, from the coding sequence GTGAGCCCTGCCGGAAACGAGACGCTGAACGTCGGCATTATCGGAGCGGGCGGCATTTCGCAGCGCCACTACGACGGCTACCGGCACGGCGGAGCCAACGTGGTCGCCTTCGCGGAAGTCAGCGAGGGCACGCGGCTGCGGCGTGAAGACGAGTGGCAGGCACGCGGATACGCCAGCTTCGAAGACATGCTGGAACGCGAAAACATTCAGGCCGTGAGCATCTGCACGCCCAATGCCTTTCACGCGCCCGCCGCGCTGGAAGCGCTGCGCCGGGGCATTCACGTGCTGTGCGAGAAGCCGCTATCGCTCGATCTGGAAGCCTGCGACGCCATGATCGAAGCGGCCAGATCGAGCGGCGCGGTGCTTCAGACCGGACACCACCTGAGAAGCAGCCCGCTGGTCGAAACGGCCAAACGCCTGATCGACGAGGGCCGCATCGGGCGCGTGACCTTCATGCGGCTGCGACAGGCCCACGACTGGGGCGGCGCACCGGAAGTACGCGGCGTGTTCGGCAGTCTGGCAGCCAGCGGCGGCGGCACGCTGCTCGACAACGGCTGTCACATGATGGATCTGGCGCGGCATTTCGGCGGCGACGTTCGCAGCATCTATGCCCGCATGAACACCCTGAAGTTCGAAATCGAGGTGGAGGACACCAGCGTTGCCAGCCTGGAATTCGAGAGCGGCGCACTCGGCAGTGTCGAGAACAGCTGGACGGCGACCGGCTGGGAAGAGAGCTTCGCGGTGTACGGCACCCAGGGAGCGCTGGAATGCAGCAACCGCCTGGGCACCCCCCGGCTGCGCCTGCTGACCCGCGAATTCGGCTTTGGCGGCTGGGACAAGGGCGACGAGACGTGGTACGACTTCGCAGACGCTGCCAACGGCCACGTGCGGAGCGTACAGCACTTCCTGTCGTCGATCACGAAAGGCACGCCCATCGTGTGTACCGGTGAGGACGGGCGTGAGAGCGTACGGCTGGTGCTGGGCGGCTACGAGAGCGCCCGCAGCGGCCTGCCAGTCGGCGTGTAA
- a CDS encoding ThuA domain-containing protein, with product MTQPRLTVWNEYRHEHENPKVAAIYPQGIHRAIADGLAAHGFSDVKTATLDEPEHGLTQDVLDNTDVLVWWGHKAHAAVSDEIVERVLARVLDGMGLIVLHSGHFSKVFKRLMGTGCDLKWREATDKERLWVVSPAHPIAQGVGEYIELPAEEMYGEHFDIPTPDELIFVSWFTGGEVFRSGCTFTRGSGKIFYFRPGHETYPTYFHDGIRRVIANAAQWAMPTASAPRSFGNRAPLEVLPQAEQPVEQQ from the coding sequence ATGACACAGCCCCGTCTGACCGTCTGGAACGAATACCGCCACGAGCACGAAAATCCGAAGGTGGCCGCCATCTATCCGCAGGGCATCCACCGCGCCATTGCCGATGGGCTGGCCGCACACGGCTTCAGTGACGTGAAGACCGCCACGCTGGACGAGCCGGAACACGGACTGACGCAGGATGTGCTGGACAACACCGACGTGCTGGTATGGTGGGGCCACAAAGCGCACGCCGCCGTGTCGGACGAGATCGTCGAGCGGGTGCTGGCGCGGGTGCTGGACGGCATGGGCCTGATCGTGCTGCACTCCGGGCACTTCAGCAAGGTGTTCAAGCGTCTGATGGGCACCGGCTGTGACCTGAAATGGCGCGAGGCCACCGACAAGGAGCGGCTGTGGGTGGTCAGTCCGGCGCACCCCATCGCGCAGGGCGTGGGTGAGTACATCGAGCTGCCCGCCGAGGAGATGTACGGCGAGCATTTCGACATTCCCACACCCGACGAACTGATTTTCGTGAGCTGGTTTACCGGCGGCGAGGTCTTCCGCAGCGGCTGCACCTTTACGCGGGGCAGCGGCAAGATCTTCTACTTCCGCCCCGGTCACGAAACGTACCCCACGTACTTCCACGACGGTATCCGCAGGGTGATCGCCAACGCCGCTCAGTGGGCCATGCCGACGGCCAGTGCGCCGCGTTCGTTCGGCAACCGCGCCCCGCTCGAAGTGCTGCCGCAAGCCGAGCAACCCGTGGAGCAGCAGTGA
- a CDS encoding jacalin-like lectin: protein MMKYRFGPSGGHGGHAFEDALPGDTVALETGETASLTGLIGVRVRHADRIDAVSLVWGYSGPDGQAVPAPTELEEPHGGPEGVEELFELHAPDEWITVISGRYGQTVDSLRLETNLGRSAEFGGKGGDHAFQYDIPAGLKLAGFFGSAGYLLDALGVILSPAVSAPETVPESSKTPARKTPARKAAASKPAAPSEDAKAAKPRKAAKSTADTATPPAEDAPKPKRNRKKAAES from the coding sequence ATGATGAAATACCGATTTGGGCCGTCAGGAGGTCATGGAGGCCACGCATTCGAGGATGCGCTGCCGGGCGACACCGTCGCGCTGGAGACAGGCGAGACTGCGTCTTTGACGGGTCTGATAGGCGTTCGTGTGCGCCACGCCGACCGAATAGACGCCGTTTCGCTGGTGTGGGGCTACAGCGGCCCGGACGGACAGGCTGTTCCTGCCCCGACAGAGCTGGAAGAGCCGCACGGCGGGCCAGAGGGCGTTGAAGAGCTGTTCGAGCTGCACGCCCCCGACGAGTGGATCACCGTCATCTCGGGCCGCTACGGACAGACGGTGGATTCGTTGCGCCTGGAAACCAATCTGGGTCGTTCGGCAGAATTTGGCGGCAAGGGCGGCGACCACGCCTTTCAGTACGACATTCCGGCGGGCCTGAAGCTGGCGGGGTTCTTCGGCAGTGCCGGATACCTGCTCGACGCCCTGGGTGTCATTCTCAGCCCGGCTGTCTCTGCGCCCGAAACGGTGCCCGAGTCTTCCAAGACCCCGGCCCGCAAGACGCCTGCCAGAAAAGCGGCAGCCTCCAAACCCGCTGCCCCTTCCGAAGACGCCAAGGCGGCCAAACCCAGGAAAGCCGCCAAAAGCACGGCAGACACGGCTACCCCTCCCGCCGAAGACGCCCCGAAGCCCAAGCGCAACCGCAAGAAAGCCGCCGAAAGCTGA
- a CDS encoding NAD(P)-dependent oxidoreductase translates to MNTAFAERVALIGTGLMGRPMAKRLLAAGVQVTVFNRSPESLRELGELGAVVAASAAEAVQAAGVVVTMLPNGPVVAEMLESLLGALAPGTLLIDMSSIHPAAAQRHATLLAGQGCVCLDAPVSGGTVGAEAGTLAIMVGGEAANLARAEPLLRLLGTPVHVGPSGSGQLCKLVNQAIVAVTIGAVAEGLSLARAGGADPVRVREAIMGGFCQSRILELHGARMNERRFEPGGTVTNQVKDLVAVLDVATSNSLQLPLTARVYDLFADMLARGDGNLDHSALITQIERLSGLQHG, encoded by the coding sequence ATGAACACGGCCTTTGCCGAGCGGGTCGCCTTGATCGGCACAGGGCTGATGGGCCGCCCGATGGCGAAACGCCTGCTGGCCGCCGGGGTGCAGGTCACGGTCTTCAACCGTTCGCCGGAATCTTTGCGGGAGTTGGGCGAACTGGGCGCAGTGGTGGCTGCCAGCGCTGCCGAGGCGGTGCAGGCTGCGGGCGTGGTCGTGACCATGCTGCCAAATGGCCCGGTGGTCGCGGAGATGCTGGAATCACTGCTCGGCGCACTGGCCCCCGGCACCCTACTGATCGACATGAGCAGCATTCACCCGGCGGCCGCCCAGCGCCACGCCACGCTGCTGGCGGGCCAGGGTTGCGTATGCCTGGATGCCCCGGTGAGCGGCGGAACGGTGGGCGCAGAGGCGGGAACGCTGGCGATCATGGTGGGCGGTGAGGCGGCAAACCTTGCCAGGGCCGAGCCGCTGCTACGTCTGCTGGGCACCCCTGTTCACGTCGGGCCGTCGGGGTCGGGGCAACTGTGCAAACTGGTCAATCAGGCGATTGTTGCCGTCACCATCGGTGCCGTCGCCGAGGGGCTGAGTCTGGCACGGGCAGGCGGCGCAGACCCGGTCAGGGTGCGCGAGGCGATCATGGGCGGATTCTGTCAGAGCCGCATTCTGGAACTGCACGGCGCACGCATGAACGAGCGTCGGTTCGAGCCGGGCGGAACCGTCACCAATCAGGTCAAAGACCTCGTGGCGGTGCTGGATGTGGCGACCAGCAACAGCCTTCAGTTGCCGCTGACCGCCCGCGTCTACGACCTGTTCGCAGACATGCTGGCGCGCGGTGACGGCAACCTCGACCACAGCGCCCTCATTACCCAGATCGAACGGCTCTCCGGCCTCCAGCACGGCTGA
- a CDS encoding SMP-30/gluconolactonase/LRE family protein — MTLEDMDGNVSGDVQTDLETRIEVADQRLRPLLKDGAVLERLWTGATWGEGPVCLPDGRVVWSDIPGNRLLVWQEGQGVQDYLNPSHFQNGHVLDQQGRIVGCSHGERGIVRQEHDGSWQLLVGEYGGKRLNSPNDVVVTRDGAVWFTDPPYGLIQPHEGYGGTQEQPGQEVYRYDPATQELRVVVSGMVCPNGLAFSPDESVLYVGDTAGTHSSRGHWPEAHHHILAYDMQGKQAVNARLFAEVSPGFPDGFRADVLGNIWTSSASGVQIYSADGVRLGEIAVPEVIGNLTFGGPDGCTLYIAASTSLYRIEVSVRGATA, encoded by the coding sequence ATGACCTTGGAAGACATGGACGGAAACGTGAGCGGGGACGTACAGACCGACCTGGAAACCCGCATCGAGGTGGCCGACCAGCGCCTCAGACCGCTGCTGAAAGACGGTGCAGTGCTCGAACGCCTGTGGACGGGCGCGACCTGGGGCGAGGGGCCGGTGTGTCTGCCAGACGGACGGGTGGTCTGGAGCGATATTCCCGGCAACCGCCTGCTGGTGTGGCAGGAAGGTCAGGGCGTGCAGGACTACCTGAACCCTTCGCACTTTCAGAACGGGCATGTCCTCGACCAGCAGGGGCGCATCGTGGGCTGTTCTCATGGCGAGCGCGGCATCGTGCGGCAGGAACACGACGGCAGCTGGCAGCTTCTGGTGGGCGAGTACGGCGGCAAGCGCCTGAACAGTCCGAACGACGTGGTGGTGACACGCGACGGCGCTGTGTGGTTCACTGATCCGCCTTACGGCCTGATTCAGCCGCACGAGGGCTACGGCGGCACCCAGGAGCAGCCCGGCCAGGAGGTGTACCGCTACGACCCTGCCACCCAGGAACTGCGGGTGGTCGTGAGCGGCATGGTGTGTCCGAACGGACTGGCCTTCAGCCCGGACGAATCGGTGCTGTATGTGGGCGACACGGCAGGCACGCACAGCAGCCGGGGGCACTGGCCCGAAGCGCACCATCACATCCTGGCGTATGACATGCAGGGCAAACAGGCCGTCAATGCCCGCCTGTTTGCCGAGGTATCGCCGGGATTTCCAGACGGGTTCAGGGCCGATGTGCTGGGCAACATCTGGACCAGCAGTGCCAGCGGCGTGCAGATCTATTCTGCCGACGGAGTTCGCCTGGGCGAGATCGCCGTGCCCGAAGTGATCGGGAACCTGACCTTCGGCGGCCCGGACGGCTGCACGCTGTACATCGCCGCCTCGACCAGCCTGTACCGCATCGAGGTCAGCGTGCGGGGTGCGACCGCATGA
- a CDS encoding LacI family DNA-binding transcriptional regulator, producing the protein MTGRKRQRVTIADVARLAGVATMTASRALNRPEMVSDELRQRVLQSADELNYIPDRAAGGLASGVGLALPVLVPTLHHSVYVQILEGLQERLPQAGYQLMLGSTEYSREKEETLVEVFMGWRPSAIVLSGIDHSERTVRLLRASGVPVVEIMDLAGDTDTPPPLDLNIGFSHSRVGEAVVRYLAPCGYRNIAYAGTLTTLDPRSVRRIQGFQGALKRLGLPHHLIGRSDLPSSLAVGRDLLSGLLEEFPQTDAVFFANDELAAGALFECQRRGLRVPDDLAIMGFSDEEIASHLYPALTTVRIPRHEIGRLAADLLLARLGGSPNTQPPLKQSPIDVGFEIVQRQTTRAPDQHPQEYT; encoded by the coding sequence ATGACCGGGCGAAAGCGTCAGCGTGTGACGATTGCCGACGTGGCGCGGCTGGCGGGCGTGGCGACCATGACGGCCAGCCGCGCCCTGAACCGTCCGGAAATGGTGTCTGACGAACTGCGTCAGCGCGTGCTTCAGTCTGCCGACGAACTGAACTACATTCCAGACCGGGCCGCAGGCGGGCTGGCGAGCGGTGTGGGGCTGGCGTTGCCGGTGCTGGTGCCCACGCTCCACCACAGCGTCTATGTGCAGATTCTGGAAGGGCTTCAGGAGCGGCTGCCGCAGGCGGGCTATCAGCTGATGCTGGGTTCAACCGAATACAGCCGCGAGAAGGAAGAAACCCTGGTCGAAGTCTTTATGGGGTGGCGGCCCAGCGCCATCGTGCTGTCGGGCATCGACCATTCCGAGCGCACGGTGCGGCTGCTGCGGGCATCCGGGGTGCCGGTGGTCGAGATCATGGATCTGGCTGGCGACACCGATACCCCTCCGCCGCTCGATCTGAACATCGGCTTCTCTCACAGCCGCGTCGGAGAGGCCGTGGTGAGGTATCTGGCCCCCTGCGGTTACCGCAACATCGCGTATGCCGGAACCCTGACCACCCTCGACCCGCGCAGTGTTCGGCGCATTCAGGGCTTTCAGGGAGCGCTGAAACGGCTGGGGCTGCCGCACCACCTGATCGGGCGCAGCGATCTTCCCAGCAGTCTGGCAGTCGGGCGCGACCTGCTTTCCGGGCTGCTCGAAGAATTTCCGCAGACCGACGCGGTGTTTTTTGCCAACGACGAACTGGCGGCGGGCGCACTGTTCGAGTGCCAGCGGCGCGGTCTGCGTGTGCCCGACGATCTGGCGATCATGGGGTTTTCCGATGAAGAAATTGCGTCTCACCTCTACCCCGCCCTGACCACCGTGCGAATTCCCCGGCACGAAATCGGTCGCCTGGCTGCCGATCTGCTGCTGGCGCGGCTGGGCGGCTCGCCGAACACTCAGCCACCCCTCAAGCAGTCACCTATCGACGTCGGCTTCGAAATCGTGCAGCGTCAGACCACCCGTGCGCCGGATCAGCACCCACAGGAGTACACATGA